The genomic DNA tccgctcggctacctccctagcccagttcaggaaggacttaaaaaccttcctgtttaagcgagcGTTCCCCGAAACAAGCTctagttagcccccccccccccccgatagccaatgatgagctggctagtatttgattttaatgtatattttaatctgttttattggttttatattgtACATTGTTTATGTTATTAttctgtgaaccgccctgattggaagaagggcggtatacaaataaagcatttattatttattattattattatttatctttctcACCCTATTCTTCTATGAATCTCAAGACATTGTATCTTTACCATAATTTTATCTGAGTTTATGTGTGTGACTGGTCCAGAATTACCCCAGTAGTTTCATGCagctaagcaaggatttgaatccaggtctcccACCCAAATCTAACTACCATCAGTAACTGCATGTTTCTCAAGGGCCTGTAGGGAAGGGTGAGAGAAGGGTGCAATTAAGCTTGGTTTTGACCATCTCCCTTCTATCTGTTCCAGGGATGTTTCAGATCTTGCCAGACCGGTGCACCTTACTTGTCAAGAAGGAGATCTTATACTATTTCACTGTTGGCATTGTCTCCTGGCTTAGTGGCTTTATTTTCATTGACCGCAAAAAGAAAGATGCAACCATCAAGGTCATGTCAGGAGCAGCGGACAGCATCGTTCGGGACAATGTGAGTAAGCAGATGGAACAGCATGTACCTATCATGAAAACACCAATACCAATTGGGCTTTCTGTCTTGCTGCACTTAGGTTTAACCTTGATCTGATAATATAGCAGATTGAAAGTGGATTAAATAGTACTATAATGGTATCATTATAACTGTGTCACTGAATAGTATAGAAGTGTTGTAATTAGGTACTGTGAGACACCAGATtctactgtgattccactttaactggcatgcctccatcctatggaattctgagatttgtagctttgtgatgtacagtggtccctccacattcactggggttagaggtggaggacccctgtgaatgtggaaaaaccacaaataaaaaaacactattctttttacccaagggaacaactctctaggaatctccaagtcctccagtgcaactctatggtcaacatctgccagaagttgatcatagaatcatgttggaggacttacaaatgacttagagaagtgttttctctaagaacttctaggttctccagcacaactcaatggtcaacttctggcagaattgtgctggaagacttaagagattcctagagagaatatattaaccaaaactgcaaataatcacatctgcaaaagtcaaagccgcaaatgtggagggccaactgtatttagaattctcttcctGAGAGTtttagtgtctcaccaaactacagatctgaGGATTGTGAAGAATGCAGTCATAGCAGCTGAAGTGCTAACAAAATGGTATAATTAGGTAGTGATGAAGAGACCAAAGCCAATACCTCAGATCACCAAAGgtaaatattgttgttattagtatCCATATATtgttaaaaactaaaataaataataaataaaaataaaagaaaataaatgaatattattttttttatttacagcatttgtaccccgcccttcagccctaaaggctatcagggcggcttacaatactAAGGTCCACTAAAAGAGAGTTAGAATGCTTGGACACATCTTGAAAATCATGTCTTTACCATGCCTTATTACAGGACTCTTCTACATATTTGCACCACTCTTATTCCATAGGTTTATGTCAACTTCTTGGCCTGTTCTGCTGGTCTTCATACATTCCATATGGCACCAGTAAAATAAAACCCAGGGACATGTGAAGAGCTGTTATATCTATACCTTCTGTGAGCAGCTTGCTCCAACTTGCCAGCTGTTCAGAATTGCAGCTTGGAAGGTGCCCTGCTCACCAGACAGGGCCTTGCCTAAACAACAAGGTCTCCCTAACTGGTTTGTTTCTTGGcattgatttatttcttccaattgCCTAAAACTCAGCTCTGGCATTGGGTACTGGCTGTATGCATGTGTGTTCACATCCAGTTGTAATATAGGCCTCATTCACAGTACATAATAAACTGGTTTAAACTGCTCTAAAATGCCCTTGTGCACACTGGTGCCAAATTTCTCTGATGCAGTTTGCAAGGGGACCAGCGCTAAACCCAATTAAACTGGTTCTTTTGAATCTGAGGCATTTGccgcatttttaaaaatgatttggtTGAATGCAAGTGCGAACACATTGTCAATTGGATTCTGTCCCTTGTGATGTGATCATCCCTGTAAAGTTGCACATAGAGAATCCATTTTGTATCAGTCCAGTTGTTAATGTAAACATGAAgtgagttaataataataataatagatttagcccgcccaatcacgaagaatccgggcgggttacaacaataaaatacaacaaattacaatagagttaaaaaatcaaaccctagacctacctccccattcccagtactaaaacagaattaaacaataataattaataattaataataattaaactgAAACGAGCAGGTTCAGTGATAACAACCACAGTCTGAACATCTATTTGCTGTCAAATCACTCCGTCAATTCGAAACAATCCAATGCAAAAAtcagtttattatgtagtgtgaatgaaacCATAGGTTGCCGGATTTCAGAAACGTGCCCTGAATCTTCAGGGCAGCTTAAGAGGCCAGGGCTAaaattctccagtttttgtgTGGCCAACTTCAGGTGACAGATAAGGGCAATGTGAAAACCTCTAGCCAGGAGAGCTTTCTCCCAGCCATGTgtctatgtctgtctgtctatctatctttcCTACTGTGCTctgatgttgttttttaatctcttCGCTCCATCTGAGCAATTTGGCTCTCTGCAATTTGCAAATGTTCCTTGATTGCACTTTCTAAATGTCAGTCTTGATTTAGCATAATTTGTATGTCATTTCTcttctatttattattaaataaatgttCCTTATCTAGACTCCCAATGCAAGTGAGATAGAATAATCATCTTGATCTGGGACTGGGAACAATAACTTTAGCCagaatttccaaacaggaaaatatgccCTGCTTAATTGTGCCAGTGATCTTTATTATAAAAGGTATCCCTTAattgagggttggaaagcttgTCCCTAATAAGGCGTGACAGGTGTCTTTTATAATGGGTGTTGGAAGTCTCCATTTTATACAGACTGAATGGGATTGCAAAATTTCTGTGTTTTGGGGTATGGGCCCAGGAAGACAGAAATATGTGCATCATGTCATTTATGAAGTTAGATAATATGTTAATTctacagagaaacacatggctaAGGTAACTTAAAAGAATacattcatttggtatttaggtatGTCACAAACTTGTGAAAAACTGCTTCCTGATGGTCAACCTGCATGAATTCCAACTGTTCCTGATTGCAGTTTTGAAAACCTGGCTACACTAGTTGTGAATGTGTATGGTTGTGTTTTAATGATAAGCTGTGAGAAACAGTGGTTGCTGcgtaatgcttaatgacatcaccaaggAACCATCCCTAGTTTTTGGCCCAGAAATCTTCGGGTCGGAGGTAATCCTGACCTAGCAACCTTAGTTGGGAGCCTTTCAGATCTTGCACCAATCTGAGGATGTTTGTGGGTAACAGAACCATCacaacttttatatatttttggaagggGCTGAGGTTACACCCTTACATTTATCAAAAGAAAGAGAGCAAACCAACCTGTCTAACAAGTTGAGCAAATAACCTCAAAGGTAAAGGTTGTTGAGTTAGCAGATGGCTTGCCTTCAGCATCTGATAGGAAGGCGTACATTTGCTGTCTGATTAACCTAATAAAATAAGAGGAATAATCTCACAGTGAAGTGGGGCACTGCCTGTTCTAGGGAAGGTGTTTCAGCCTTATTGGAATTTGATTGCACTTCTTTCCAACTGAACATAGATATCTGGTTAGCGGCCAATGCCAAGGAAATATGGCTTGCCTCACAGAGACAGAGGGTGCTTTCAATAAGAAGGTTCCTGCTGTTCAAAATTAAAAGACATTTTATAgctattccatttttttctgttttgtattttttctgttggaagagaaggcccATTTATCCACTCTGCAGCATGTTAGGGAGCATGAGGATTTCTTGGATATTGCAGAGAAGACTGTCCTGATTGAAGAACATAGAGGAGATGTCGCCTTGgaggttgcttttaaaaaagaggctggatggccatccgtcagcAGTgctttgtgcattcctgcatggcagggggttggactggatggtccttctggtctcttccaactcttggggggtgggttgggggggggggggagttccgggtattgttctgttgttgatggccggatctcagggtaggaggatatgcaaaagaggattagtgtctgctaactggtgatcattgtctgctgggaaagaccccccccccccaccctgaaTGGTTTCTCATCTGCATTTGTtaagtcctggttttggtgttctttagGACTGTTAGACAAActttggtgtggtacagaccacctcaaaggggtggcctgAACCCACCCCTTTTTGCTCCAGGTTGAGGTTGGGGCtggggcagcctcactggcagccccacagccccaatccgctgcttctctgtggtccggaaaaggggtgtccttggcgcttcatgcccctggacaccccaggagccacagccatgggagaaaggggctgccttacccctttctcctctgcattgttCCCACGGCCGTTTGGTTGCTATGGGAATGATGCACACAACGAAAATtagctccttcctgcaccacaGCCAGGTCATCGTAAGCGGTCTGGGGCAGCGCGGAGACATCACACACGTGCcgctccatttggatgcagcgcgtGTGTGATGTTGTCGTCACGTGCCCTGTGTGGATGGTGCTGCATAATGGTGGCACCATCCAAACATATTAGGGTTAAGGAGCGTGCAGTTcgtgcacactccctaaccctagtattggcacGAGTACAccgctttatggcggtctgtaccgcacctttatttactttaagggtttcctctttcctgttgaagtctaagtgtttgtggatttcaatggcttcccattctgacctgatagttgttggcatggtccagaatttcagtgttttcaaacaacattttgtgcccaggatggtttataatgtgttctgctactgctgatttttctggctaacCCAGTCTGCagtttctcatgttccttgattcatgtgtGGACACTGCATTTGTTGGTCCccatgtagacttgtccgcagctgcatcgTATACAGTAAATTcttgcggctgtgagagggtttctcctgtccttcgctgagcacagcatttgctggattttcttggtcggtttgtaatcCATTTGGAagttgtgcttcttcaccactttgcctattctgtctgtgactcctttgatgtatggtagaaatgccttccctttgggtggttgtcttcactcctctgggtttttctgggtctagcagctcttctgatgtctgagctggaataaccatttgcCTGTAGAGCCCGGGCCAGGtgtttcaattcatcttccaataAATGGGGTTCGCAGATGTGTTTTGCCCGATCTACCAGttttttgattgtgcttcttttttgttctgggtgatggttggagttcttgtgcaggtactGGTTTGTATGTGTagattttctgtatactgtgtgacccaaaagttggttcggtttgcagatgactaggccatccaagaatggcagtgttccttcctttcctttttccttagTGAATTGGATGctagggtggatgttgttcagatggttcagaagatctggctgtgttcctgaacaaAATAGGTCAACAGAAACAgcatttgaatattttatttttaaccccccccccccagctgcagTCCTGAACGACAGCAATAAATACTGCAACCTCCTAGCACATAGGCCTTGTCTGGAGTAGTCCCTTATTGTCCTTTAACTCTGTAAACATTCATAAATGCAGGTATACAACTACAGAGTGGAGGAAGGACTGGTTTTCTCAGAACTGGTGAAAACAAACTGGGAGAAATCATGTCGGGGAGCAGCTAGAGGACAAAACTTTTTTTGTATTCTGCTTCCAGCTGAAGAAGTAAGAAAGTAATATGcaaacattcaaagatatagccgtgttatctgtagaatcagtatgttgagagatctggtagcacctctgagactaactgaaagaaaaaaattggcagcatgaactttcctagacttaggtctacttcctcagatgcaatgtgCAAATATTGTTCTGTTTTGTCTCTTTCCTCTCCCATCCAGCTGCGAATCTGGATATTCCCTGAAGGGACTAGAAGTTACAGTACCACCATACTGCCCTTCAAAAGTGGGGCCTTCCATCTCGCTGTGAAAACCCAGGTAAGAACATTCGATTTTCAAATTTCCATACCTACATTTGTTTGTGTAAGTAGGTACACAGATAGCCATCACATTCTCCAAGCACCTGTCCTTGTATAACCAAAACAGTACTATCTATACCCAAGAGGCAGGCATTGTTTAGAGATGTTGAGCCAAACATTCCTCTGCCTTACCCAGCTTCTATGGTACCATTCATCCCACAGACCAATTAAAAAGTTACCTTTCAGATTACAGCTCCAAGAACCCACTGGACAAGTAGGTGCTTCAAGGACATATAGTCCCCAAACTAACTTTTCAAAGGTTGGACCTCACAAAACATGATAATGTGAGGAATAGTCAGTGATGTTTAGAGATAACATTCTAAGGACTTTGCACTATGATCTGTGTAACTGGGGGGTGGGAGTGTTGCTGCTGCCCCTGCACAGCAGTCCAGTGGCTGCGTTCCAGTTTCCTTAGCAGAATGCCCATGAGAACAATTATGCCATCTGAAACACACATCCATTGGACCTGGGTAGCTCAGTCACCAGCTGAAACATCACTAGCaattttttctcctctctccttagATATTTCTCATCAACTTGTATTGAAAGGCATTCCTTGGCCTCTCAGAAGATACCCTCTTTAAAAGTTTATCTCTCCCCAAAtaccacaaaacaaaataaatctctGAAGGGTGTTTTTACTCTAGCCAAGCCCATTTTTAAGGGTAGGGCTGAATTCAAAGACTGAATCAGTTTTTAGGGGATTGGGAGAGATGAAATCCTAGAAAGGGTATCTTCCATACACAGAAGGCTTGTGAGAATCCAAATGTTTATTTAGAAGTATAACACATCAAAGCTGGGGTAGTGGAGAAGGAAATCTTGCATGCATATGCTGGAACTCTGTGCACAAAATggggtttattgttgttgttcagtgCCGACAACTTGTCTTTTAAAGGATTTTCTTTCCagaaagcccccccccttttgctgGAAAAATTGCACTATTAACCTAATCAACCATGGATCAAAAGAACTGTGAACTGGAAAAAAGATACAGTACATGGGTCGGATCCAGGGTTGTCACAAAggaggtgcagaccacactgggtgacatcccaatTGGAGTtctaccactgctccccaaacatcaaAGACATGGGGCCAAGTGCAGCTCAGTGGTTTGAGAAAGGAGACACTTGTTAGCAGTCATTGTCACCAAGTGAGGTGAGCGTCTCCTCCACCCATTGAGCCTTTGTGGCCAtaaaatgtcacacacacacacacacacacacacacactccataacTGCATATTTGAATAACTGAATGTTTGCAGGGCTTCTGAAATGAAGGGATCCTTTTGAATATCTGAGTTTTGAATACACACactgaagttttttaaaaaaattgtaacacCACACCATTTTCAGAGCTAGGTAACTACCCACCCATCATGCCCTCCACCTCACCTCTCCATTCCACCCCAATCCTGATTCATGCATCACACAAGTATAAAATTTCCCCCTAAAACTGTAGAGTATAGAGGAGTGATTTTAATCACATTAACATCTAAAAGAAGTGCTTTTGCCTTGAAAATGGAAGAACGTCATGTGTTCCAACAACACAAGAAACAAGGTGAGGATGACTTATTTTACTAGTGTAGATCTGACCATGATCAAGGAAGAAGGCAAAAATATTCTATTTTTAgccaaaaggaaataaaagtcTCAATGGATGACTGGTGAAATTCTTCATAGAGTTATAGGCgtatgagaagcaaaagtaaaaggtgacagaaatagggtcagaatcCTGACTGCAACTGTTCAGCAGCTTGTACATAGGGGCAAAGAGTGTTGTTATAATACTCATTACGAAGCAAATGAagacaataaaaaaggaagaacaagagacttccAGAAAATTTGAGAAATCAGAAGGAAAATTTTAAGAGCAAGGATACTGAAGGttgttatgaaggaactagataagatcccaaagtgtaaaactatataattaaataccaagGTCAGGATCAACCATGCcgttgtatttctgatttctatggaTATACAGTATAAGATGAACTCTTaggaaagctgacagaaaggaaatagattcatctgaaatgtggttctggaagAAAGTTTCATGAACATCATGGACAAATGACAAATTAATAGCCCCAAGAAAAAATTGAGCCTGAATTTTcaccagaagccaaaatgacgaAACTTAGGTTAGTGTattttagacatatcatgagatgatgtgactcattggaaaatgtGCAATAAAGTGGAaggtagaaggaaaagaggaTTGATTCAATCCACTATAGGTGGACTGAGTCAATAAGGAAACCATGAACCTGAGGTTTCAAGATTGAACAGGGATGTTAATAACAGGGTCTTtttgaggtgtctcatccataaggtcaacattagccaacttgacagcatatcatatcaacaataacaacaacatctcttTCACACACCTTAGAAACAGCGTCTTTGTAAAGGTGAGTTGCTACATGTTCCATTTAACCTGCCTTTTCCCATTTAGGTGGTTCATATGAATAACTACCTAGTTGTACCTTAGCCAAGGAAGAGATTGTAGCATAGCTTgccaaagttattttttggactacacatCCCACTCTACACCTTGTTGGGTGACTGGGAgtgatagtccaaaaaagtaaccttcccaCTCACTGGTCTTGCAATAACAATTCTCCTTAACACATAACAAAAAAGATTGTTATGTATTCACTCCTGGTTGCTGTCCAGTGtaattttgttgtcattgttattttcATGCAGGTGCCAATAATTCCCGTGGTTATGTCTTCCTACTTGCCGTTCTTCAACACAAAGTTGAAAAAATTCTCAACAGGTAGCTTAACTGGAGTGGGAAAGGGATGGGatgggaatcatagagttggaagggaccaatGGGCCATCTTTGCAGGATTTCCAGAAAAAGCATCCCCAGTGGGTAGCTGTCCAGCTGTCCTTTTTAAGATATCCAAAGGAGGAAATGACCACCTCTTTAGGCAATTGGTTctttgccaaactgctcttactgtcaagggATCCCTTCAGATATTCAGTTGAAATCTATTCTCCTGCAGCTTCAAAAAATAAGACCTGATCCTATCCTCTAGGCAGCAGAGAATACAGGCTTGCAGCTgcctctttgtggcagcccttgaggtatttaaagagtgtgatcatgttatccttcagtcttttctttaccaagctgaacaagcccagctccttcaattTTCCTCATGTTTTGAAGCTGCTATGAACTTCTGTAGCATTACCGTATGAGTCTGGCACTAGATATTCAGAAgtgaatacagtatatatattttaaaccacTTTCCTGCATTTGCTTACCATGTTGTTGCTTCTACAAGGAATGTCCATATTCTTGCccctcctgttttttttttaacctactgTGAGTTGGTTCCTTCTTGATATCAGAGCCCAGATGGGAAGAAAGCAGAGCCAAAGCAGAGGGATAAGATAGTTGAACATGTGAGTGAGGCAGGAACAGAGtgcaaaatgttgtttttaaaaattcaaatgcatTAGTCATTAACTGGAAAATTTATAACACAATGGTCAGTATTTAttcattatgttttattttaattacttttttcaacttttaaaaaacctaaaaaacaggaaaaaaggatgGCCAATACTtcaaaatatccttttaaaagtaataatataaaataatgttgTTCTGAAGTGTTATTTGTTAATCCCCACTCTGTGTCACTAATGTGTTAGTGCAACATCAATTTCTTTGCCAAAACTAGTGACCAAACTCTCCAGTACCAGGTATCAATAGTAACACTATTAGGTAACCCTGGTAGCAGGATGTGTGTGGAATAGACAAACTCTTTCTAATGACAGTGGGAGGGGGCTATATGTTAAGCAAATGAattcttttccaaatgttttggctaTTAAACTATGAAGTTCAATAGCTCATTGGTTAGACTCTTCAGAGtatttcctttatttgtttttccctttcctccaAGGGGAAGTGACGATCAAGATTCTTCCGCCAGTGAAGACAGAAGGGTTGAGTCCAACTGATGTACCTGAACTAACAGAGCGTGTACGGGAGACCATGCTTTCCACCTTCCATGAGCTACCAGGAAGTCCTGGAAAGCAATCTTGCAGCACCAAAGAAGATGCCTGCCAAGGCACCAGTGGCCAGGATTCTTCGTAGATAGTCCTCCTCCTGCACAATGTGTTTCCCTTACTGGGCATAGTGTAGAAGACTGTATTTCTCACAATATTCAAAAGGATCCCTCCAGAAGCTCTGCAAGCCTTCAGTTATTCAACTATAAAGTTAtggagtctgtgtgtgtgtgtatgtatgtgtgtgtgtgtggtgtgttgcaCTTTATGGCCACCAAGCCTCAGTGGGTGGAGAAGGagatgctttttttctttttcttttttgcaaccaGTCACTTGATTTGGCAATTGGACAACAGATTCTTTTTAAAGAGCTATCCTCTAATTTGTTGGAGGATGCTCAATGGTCACGTGAAACTGAGTCTGAGAGAAGTGTGTGTGGCTTCCCCTGTTCCTTCCCTGTTCCTTTCATTTACAATTAGATAAAACTGGAGAACCAAAGAGTACCTAGCAGTTGCCTGTTAccaaatacagtataaataaaatatagcaaagaaAATTCACTTTGCAAATGAAATTCTAATTTGGCAAATGGGTtggcaaatgaaataaaaaagctgaCCTTAATTTCACTACATTGGGCCTTGCAGTGACTTCATaatttatctacttgcctttAACAGCTCAGAGTCTTATCGCACTAAAAAGGAAAGCCAAAACAGACCTGGAGAGTAGCGTTTTTTGccatgcttcagttctcttcttgCAGGAAATAGTAATTAAAGAGTGTCTTTtgtcaaatatttttttccatctaGACAAAAGACTCATTTTGACAACCATCTCCTGcagaaagagaactgaagcactacaaTTTCATTCGGTAAGGCATAGAGAAATTTGCTGTTTGGCTCAGTTTTGGCTTTCTGTTCTGGTATAATAAGCTCTTAGGCTGCCAGATAAGAAAAGCTGTCTCTGAGATCAGGGGTCTAAAATTGTGGTGACACAACAGCAACTGGTACTCACCATACATCCAGTACAAGCTCCTTCATACAGAAGGCCAGTCAAAATATTTGggcacataaaacaaacaaaaaaaatatccaaCAGGCATTCTTTGCTGGTAGATGAAATCAGTTTGCTACCCATTCTTGACGCTGAAAATGTCAAAATGTTGCCTGATCTGGCTGCTTCACTTTGCCCAGTGGTAGAAGGCTGAGGGACACCCACACTTTATGGttacacaggagtttatcacatgggaggaatttctcttaattttgaatgaaaagaaagtggggccagaacgcattcatgtgaatttgaattgcgttcgaactaaTTTCCctttgcccgaaaatagcttgccattgcccaaaattgtgtgtgatcaccacttacgcaataacgtgaaaccccatgattgcgttcggacttcccattgcccaaaattgcatgtggtagtctgtcatgctataacattaaaccccatgattgcatttggattgccattggattatacttccaatttcccttgtctgataaactccagagagaggAGCTAGTACAGGAGCCCTCACACTACACAACACTATTCTACAAAGCATTATTCATCTTCTTTGTGGCTTCTGTGCCTCATTCAGTTGGGTcttgaatcccaggatttgtagtttggtgaagcccTAGAACTCTCTGCAGGAGTATTCTGTATGAAAATCCCTAAATtgtaatcccaggattccaaaggatattGCCATAGCAAATAGATGGAATATAGCATTAT from Sceloporus undulatus isolate JIND9_A2432 ecotype Alabama chromosome 2, SceUnd_v1.1, whole genome shotgun sequence includes the following:
- the LOC121923227 gene encoding 1-acyl-sn-glycerol-3-phosphate acyltransferase alpha-like, with protein sequence MAQSLILINFILFFFAAFLLYRYSNIFRYYFRIHYINGWMFLWSIVLVPVLVLRGRNVANMKILRFVMLPLKYIIGIKINVQDATYLNLKGPYVIVANHQSNVDFLGMFQILPDRCTLLVKKEILYYFTVGIVSWLSGFIFIDRKKKDATIKVMSGAADSIVRDNLRIWIFPEGTRSYSTTILPFKSGAFHLAVKTQVPIIPVVMSSYLPFFNTKLKKFSTGEVTIKILPPVKTEGLSPTDVPELTERVRETMLSTFHELPGSPGKQSCSTKEDACQGTSGQDSS